The nucleotide sequence CGCCGCCGGTGTCTGAAACCGGGTGCAAGATGAAATAGGGCGTGCAGGGGCGCATCGTGATGCGCCCGTTATGCGTGCGCCCGTCATAGACGAAAAACCGATCCGCATACCATTCCCTTCGCGTCCTTCGCGTCTTTGCGGTTCATTTTTCTTTTCTGCGATGTCATCAACCCTGAACGGTTGCAACTGGAGCAACGGTGGAAGGATTTCTGGCGAACATTCTGAACGGCCTCTCGTGGGGAATGCTGCTCTTTCTCATTTCGATGGGCCTCACGACGGTCTTCGGGGTCATGGGCGTATTGAATTTCGCCCATGGCTCCCTGTTCATGCTGGGTTCGTATCTGTGCATGCAGTTCGTACGATGGTCCGGATCCTTCTGGATGGGGCTCATCTTCGGCCCGCCCATCGTTGCCGCGCTTTCGATCCTGATCGAACGGTTCCTGTTGAGACCGTTGTATGGAAGGGATGTAAGCTTTCAGTTGCTGCTCACTTTCGGCCTGATGCTGTTTCTGGATGACGGGGTTCGCCTGATCTGGGGCCCCGCCTACCATGTCGTAGCACCCCCCGCCATTCTGGCCGGTGTCATCCCCTTCTTCTCCCAGAGCTATCCCGTCTATCGCATCTTTCTCGTCATCCTGGGGCCCCTGGTCGGTCTCGGCCTCTGGATGTTCTTCACCTTCACCCGGTGGGGAAAAATTCTGCGCGCCTCGGCCATGGACCGTCAGATGGCGGAAATCATCGGGGTGCGTGTGCCCATCCTGTTCACCGGTGTGTTCGCCTTCGGCGCCTGGCTTGCCGCATTGGGCGGGGCGCTTGCCGCGCCGCACCAGAGCGTCGGACCGGCCATGGGCGAGCGGATCATCATCGAAAGCTTCATCGTCGTCGTCATCGGCGGAATGGGAAGCTTTCCGGGGGCTTTCGTGGGCGCGCTGATCCTGGGGCTTCTCAATTCCTTCGGCACCACCTGGATCCCGGATCTGCAGATGGCGCTTCCGTACCTTTTCCTCGCCGTGATCCTGCTCACCCGTCCCCGGGGCCTTTTCGGCGGAGAAGCCTGACATGAGCCGCAGATTCCTCGGTTATCCGCTCCTTTTCGGACTGCTCCTTGCCGGGCTCCTCAGCCTTCCGCTCTTCCTGTCCACCTACTGGGTGCTCATCGTCACCGAAATCCTCACGATGGGCCTGTTCGCCATGAGCTTCAACCTGCTCTTCGGAAACACAGGGCTGCTGTCCTTCGGACAGGCCGGATTTTTCGGGGCAGGAGCCTATTTCGCCGTGTTCTGCATTCTGCATCTCAGTCCGTCCCTTTGGCTGGCGCTGATCTGCGCCTGTCTGGGGGCGGCCGTGCTGGCACTCATCATCGGATGGCTGAGTGTTCGGCTCGATGAAATCTATTTCGCCATTCTCACCCTCGGCTTCGGCATGATGCTCTTTACGGTCGCCCACAACTGGCGATCGGTCACCGGCGGAAGCGACGGGCTGGGCAATTTCGCGCTGCCCGCCCTGAACCTCATTTTCTGGAAGGTATCCATCGGCCATCCCCGCCATTTCTACTACCTCGTTCTCGTCGTTGTCATTGCGGGCGTCCTGTTTCTCAACCGCATCACCCGCTCTCCCTTCGGATTGATGCTGCGTGCCACCCGGGAAAACAGCAACCGGGTATCCTTTGTCGGCGCCGACCTCCGGATGATCCGTCTTCAGGCCTTCGTTCTGGCCGGAGCCCTGGCCGGTCTTGCAGGCGCGCTGTTCGCCCTGTTCAACCGGATCGCATCCCCGGAAATGCTCCACTGGTCCTTCTCCGGAAAAGCCGTTCTCATGACGATTCTGGGCGGATCGGGAGTTCTGCTGGGCCCGGTGGCGGGTGCGGCGATCTTTTTCGTTCTCGAACACTGGATCACCTCGTTCACGAACAGTTGGATGATCTTCCTGGGGGCCATCCTGGTGTTTCTGGTGCTCATCTTTCCGAAAGGTGTGCTGGGAACCCTGATGGCCTGGGTGGACAAACAGGGAAAGGGCAAAGACTCATGAGCGAGGCGCCCATTCTCGAGGTCCGCAACATTACCCGGAATTTCGGGAAATTTCAGGCCATCGGAGGCGTCTCCCTCCGGGTGCCCCAGGGAAGGCTCAGCGCACTGATCGGCCCGAACGGGGCGGGGAAAACCACCTTCTACAATGTCATCAGCGGCAAGTACCGGCCGACGACGGGAACGGTCCATTTCGACGGCCGGGATGTCACCGGCCTTGCCCCTCACCGGCTGGTGGCCCGCGGGATGCTTCGCTCCTTCCAGATCACCAACGTGTTTCCGGAGCTGACCGTTCTCGAAAACGTCCTTGTTCCGCTCGTGGTGCATCACAGAGCCAGTTTCGCTTTTCTCAAATCGCTTGCCCGGCGAAGCGACTGGGTGGAGGAGGCGGAGTCCATTCTGGATCGGGTGGGGCTTCGGGAAATGCGGCACCGGGTGGTCTCGACCCTGGCCTACGGGGACAAGCGGCTCATCGAAATCGCCCTCGTCCTGGCCCGAAAGCCAAAGCTCGTGCTGCTCGATGAACCGACGGCAGGAATGAATCCGGAGGAAACCGACCGCATGATCCATCTCATCCGGGAGCTTGCCGATCAGTCCGGCACGACGTTCTTCATCACCGAGCACGACATGAAGGTGGTCTTCTCCGTTGCGCAGCAGATTTATGTGCTGCATCAGGGAACGCTGCTTGCCGAAGGAGCTCCCGACGAAATCCGGTCAAACGATCAGGTCAAACAAGCCTATCTGGGAGGCAGTCTGTATGCTCCACCTTGAAGCGGTACACGCCTACTACGGAGACAGCCACGTGTTGCAGGGTGTGTCGCTTTCGGTGCGGCAGGGGGAAATCGTGTGCCTGCTGGGACGCAACGGGGCTGGAAAATCGACGACCATGAAGGCTGCTGTCGGGGTGGTGCCGCCTCGAAGCGGAAGCGTGCGGTTTCTCGGAGAGG is from Desulfatirhabdium butyrativorans DSM 18734 and encodes:
- a CDS encoding branched-chain amino acid ABC transporter permease, whose translation is MEGFLANILNGLSWGMLLFLISMGLTTVFGVMGVLNFAHGSLFMLGSYLCMQFVRWSGSFWMGLIFGPPIVAALSILIERFLLRPLYGRDVSFQLLLTFGLMLFLDDGVRLIWGPAYHVVAPPAILAGVIPFFSQSYPVYRIFLVILGPLVGLGLWMFFTFTRWGKILRASAMDRQMAEIIGVRVPILFTGVFAFGAWLAALGGALAAPHQSVGPAMGERIIIESFIVVVIGGMGSFPGAFVGALILGLLNSFGTTWIPDLQMALPYLFLAVILLTRPRGLFGGEA
- a CDS encoding branched-chain amino acid ABC transporter permease, which codes for MSRRFLGYPLLFGLLLAGLLSLPLFLSTYWVLIVTEILTMGLFAMSFNLLFGNTGLLSFGQAGFFGAGAYFAVFCILHLSPSLWLALICACLGAAVLALIIGWLSVRLDEIYFAILTLGFGMMLFTVAHNWRSVTGGSDGLGNFALPALNLIFWKVSIGHPRHFYYLVLVVVIAGVLFLNRITRSPFGLMLRATRENSNRVSFVGADLRMIRLQAFVLAGALAGLAGALFALFNRIASPEMLHWSFSGKAVLMTILGGSGVLLGPVAGAAIFFVLEHWITSFTNSWMIFLGAILVFLVLIFPKGVLGTLMAWVDKQGKGKDS